A DNA window from Jaculus jaculus isolate mJacJac1 chromosome 1, mJacJac1.mat.Y.cur, whole genome shotgun sequence contains the following coding sequences:
- the Wdr38 gene encoding WD repeat-containing protein 38: MNSGTPGTLAVKRVRFFGQHRGEVNCSAFSPDGRILLTASEDGCVYGWDTHNRRLLWKMAGHTGPVKFCRFSPDGHLFASSSYDCTIRLWDVAKAKCLKVLEGHQRSVETVSFSSDSRLLASGGWDKRVMLWEVQSGHNVCLLAGHHDSVQSSDFSPNADCLATGSWDCTVRIWDLRVRTPAVYSQKLEGHGGNISCLCYSASGLLASGSWDKTIRIWKPATNNLLTQLTGHTTWVKSVAFSPDELQLASAGYSHKVKVWDCNSGKCLKTLKGRLDVAHACVFTPDGKLLVSGAAHPSS; the protein is encoded by the exons ATGAACAGCGGGACCCCAGGGACGCTGGCCGTGAAGAGAGTGAGGTTCTTCGGCCAGCACCGTGGGGAG GTCAACTGCTCTGCTTTCTCCCCGGATGGCCGGATACTGCTCACAGCCTCCGAGGATGGCTGTGTGTATGGTTGGGACACACACAACAGGAGGCTGCTGTGGAAGATGGCTGGTCACACAG GCCCTGTAAAGTTTTGCCGCTTCTCCCCTGACGGCCACCTCTTCGCCAGCTCCTCTTATGACTGTACCATTCGTCTGTGGGATGTAGCAAAAGCCAAGTGTCTGAAGGTGCTAGAAG GTCACCAGCGGAGTGTGGAGACTGTCAGCTTCAGTTCTGACTCAAGACTGCTGGCGTCAGGTGGCTGGGACAAGCGGGTGATGCTCTGGGAGGTGCAG TCAGGCCACAATGTATGCTTGTTGGCTGGACACCATGACTCTGTCCAGAGCAGTGACTTCTCTCCAAATGCTGACTGTTTG GCCACTGGTTCTTGGGACTGCACAGTACGCATCTGGGACCTGCGGGTGAGGACCCCAGCAGTCTACTCCCAGAAACTGGAGGGCCACGGAGGCAATATCAGCTGTCTGTGCTACTCAGCCTCTGGCCTGCTG GCATCTGGCTCCTGGGACAAGACCATCCGCATCTGGAAGCCAGCAACCAACAACCTACTCACCCAGCTCACGGGCCACACAACCTGGGTGAAGAGTGTAGCTTTCTCTCCTGACGAGCTGCAGCTGGCCAGTGCTGGCTACTCCCACAAG GTCAAGGTCTGGGACTGCAActctggaaagtgccttaagaCCCTGAAG GGACGTCTGGATGTGGCCCATGCCTGTGTCTTCACCCCAGATGGGAAACTCTTAGTGTCTGGGGCTGCTCATCCGTCAAGCTAA